Proteins encoded by one window of Labilithrix sp.:
- a CDS encoding protein kinase — protein sequence MSESDDLAVAEARVGQVLGDKYRIERVLGIGGMAAVYAATHRNGRRVALKLLHPELNARPDLRKRFLREAQAANAVNHPGVVAVIDDDVSDDGVAYLVMELLDGRTVEELAAAEGGKLSIKATLSIAADLCAVLAVAHGLGVVHRDLKPANLFVTTDGALKVLDFGIARVRDEAGPRATQTGAVMGTPAFMAPEQAAGLVKDVGPPADIWAVGATIFNLLTGHAVHEGQSAQHLAILAATTPARSLATVLPDAPTELIALVDRALAFDQGSRWESAAALRAAIDEIVATLTESATPIGAGLSETMLAAAKVAVPGSTLASRGNRHPPVLGKTTSEPVSSTAETRIRHPRSRTVHVVRRRWLALSIAAIALVVAVGMSARPRRPGAEEGQRSSTPTLGAATAAENLVDAAKEPTPPTSAPIEPAESPSRAPARATRPSANKPRPPAPPKSTSAKSNCDPPFTIQDGIQVHKPWCP from the coding sequence ATGTCAGAGTCCGACGATCTTGCGGTCGCAGAAGCTCGCGTCGGGCAGGTGCTCGGCGACAAGTACCGCATCGAACGCGTGCTCGGGATCGGCGGCATGGCCGCGGTCTACGCCGCGACCCATCGAAACGGGCGCCGTGTAGCGCTCAAGCTTTTGCATCCCGAGCTCAACGCGCGACCGGATCTTCGGAAGCGGTTCCTTCGCGAGGCGCAGGCCGCCAACGCGGTGAATCATCCCGGCGTCGTCGCCGTCATCGACGACGACGTGAGCGACGACGGCGTTGCGTACCTCGTCATGGAGCTGCTCGACGGGAGGACGGTCGAGGAGCTCGCTGCAGCAGAGGGCGGGAAGCTTTCGATCAAAGCCACGCTCTCGATCGCGGCGGACCTTTGCGCGGTCCTCGCCGTGGCTCATGGCCTTGGTGTCGTTCATCGTGACTTGAAGCCGGCAAATCTGTTCGTCACAACCGACGGCGCACTGAAGGTTCTCGACTTCGGCATCGCGCGCGTGCGTGATGAGGCCGGACCGCGCGCGACGCAGACAGGTGCCGTGATGGGAACCCCGGCGTTTATGGCGCCGGAGCAAGCCGCGGGCTTGGTAAAAGACGTGGGCCCGCCCGCCGACATCTGGGCCGTCGGAGCAACCATCTTCAACCTTCTCACTGGTCACGCAGTGCATGAAGGTCAGTCCGCGCAGCACCTCGCGATTTTGGCCGCGACGACCCCTGCCCGCTCTCTCGCGACAGTTCTGCCCGACGCGCCGACCGAGCTGATCGCGCTCGTCGACCGCGCGCTCGCGTTCGACCAAGGAAGTCGATGGGAGTCCGCCGCTGCACTCCGAGCGGCGATCGACGAGATCGTCGCGACACTCACGGAGAGCGCAACACCGATCGGCGCAGGCTTGAGCGAGACGATGCTGGCGGCCGCGAAGGTCGCCGTTCCCGGCTCGACGCTCGCTTCGAGGGGCAACCGCCATCCGCCGGTACTTGGAAAAACGACTTCGGAACCGGTCTCGAGCACAGCGGAAACGCGGATTCGTCACCCTCGCTCGCGCACCGTGCACGTCGTGCGCCGACGATGGCTCGCGCTTTCCATCGCCGCCATCGCGCTCGTCGTGGCAGTTGGAATGAGCGCGCGTCCACGTCGTCCGGGCGCCGAGGAAGGCCAGAGAAGCAGTACGCCGACGTTGGGTGCAGCAACCGCAGCTGAGAATCTCGTCGATGCGGCCAAGGAACCAACTCCGCCGACGTCGGCGCCCATTGAGCCGGCTGAATCTCCTTCACGGGCGCCTGCTCGTGCGACGAGACCCTCGGCCAACAAGCCGCGTCCGCCAGCGCCACCGAAGAGCACATCGGCGAAGTCGAACTGCGACCCACCGTTCACCATTCAAGACGGCATCCAAGTGCACAAGCCGTGGTGCCCATGA
- a CDS encoding helix-turn-helix transcriptional regulator has product MASRLEDALAARLRELARAKKIPLSHVADRAGIARSYLWSLLKKTSSATLAVIQRIADALGVEPLELLKPDEKPTSEGPLASARKQRRADATEEPPKPKKAGRSRSPTTRAKRR; this is encoded by the coding sequence GTGGCATCACGGCTCGAGGACGCACTCGCGGCACGGCTGCGCGAGCTCGCGCGAGCCAAGAAGATTCCGTTGAGCCACGTCGCGGATCGCGCGGGCATCGCTCGTTCCTACCTCTGGTCGCTGCTCAAGAAGACGAGCTCGGCCACGCTCGCTGTCATCCAGCGGATCGCGGACGCGCTCGGCGTCGAGCCACTCGAGCTTCTGAAGCCGGACGAGAAGCCGACGAGCGAGGGTCCGTTGGCTTCCGCCCGGAAGCAGCGGCGAGCCGATGCGACAGAAGAACCTCCGAAACCGAAGAAGGCCGGTCGTTCGCGGTCACCGACGACACGAGCGAAGCGTCGCTGA
- a CDS encoding efflux RND transporter periplasmic adaptor subunit — translation MHSVWLFAAAFIAVGCSRVHPSEEAPQKRAPSSTNVHLAIGVQTDAKVRSERVTREVLGRTVEIAGEIVSTPDRTARVSSPVAGRLDSVRFGEGETVKKGEPLAVLRVPDLGRLRGELATAAARATAARADANRLKGLSERQLATEQAYLDAEAQAKSFEAQTAALREQIGAMGAPSETDSGFQVTLRAPVDGVVVSREALVGQPLRSDQTIATVADLSRVWFVAQVFERDLPLVDIGATARVRLTALPDRTVDASVELLGRALDPATRTTSVRIPIDNRDGAIRIGMTGLARIMSKANAADAGPPVVTIPRAALADLGGRRVVFVKKGPEEFEPRDVETGAAAGDRLAVVRGVNEGDEIVVDGVFTLKSIALKSSFTEE, via the coding sequence GTGCATTCGGTTTGGCTCTTTGCTGCGGCGTTCATCGCCGTGGGCTGTTCACGCGTCCATCCATCCGAGGAGGCGCCGCAAAAGCGCGCGCCCTCCTCGACGAACGTGCATCTCGCGATCGGCGTGCAGACCGACGCGAAGGTCCGGAGCGAGCGCGTGACGCGCGAGGTCCTCGGGCGCACGGTCGAGATCGCCGGCGAAATCGTCTCGACGCCCGATCGAACGGCGCGCGTGTCGTCGCCGGTCGCGGGGAGGCTCGACTCGGTTCGGTTCGGCGAAGGCGAGACGGTCAAGAAAGGCGAGCCGCTCGCCGTCCTCCGCGTTCCCGATCTCGGACGGCTTCGCGGTGAGCTCGCGACCGCCGCGGCGCGCGCGACCGCTGCTCGCGCGGATGCGAATCGCCTCAAGGGCCTCTCGGAAAGGCAGCTCGCGACCGAGCAGGCGTACCTCGATGCGGAGGCGCAGGCGAAGTCGTTCGAGGCGCAAACGGCCGCGCTCCGCGAACAGATCGGCGCGATGGGTGCGCCGTCCGAGACGGACTCCGGATTTCAGGTCACGCTGCGCGCGCCCGTCGACGGCGTCGTCGTCTCGCGCGAGGCACTGGTCGGACAACCGCTTCGCTCGGATCAAACGATCGCCACGGTCGCCGACCTCTCGCGCGTCTGGTTCGTCGCACAAGTCTTCGAGCGGGATCTTCCGCTCGTCGACATCGGGGCGACCGCGCGCGTGCGGTTGACGGCGCTGCCCGACCGCACCGTCGACGCTTCCGTGGAGCTCCTCGGCCGCGCGCTCGATCCGGCGACGCGGACGACGAGCGTCCGCATTCCGATCGACAATCGAGATGGTGCGATCCGCATTGGCATGACCGGCCTCGCGCGGATCATGTCCAAAGCGAACGCCGCCGACGCCGGTCCGCCCGTCGTCACGATCCCGCGCGCCGCGCTCGCGGATCTCGGAGGCCGGCGCGTCGTCTTCGTCAAGAAAGGGCCCGAGGAGTTCGAGCCGCGCGACGTCGAGACCGGCGCGGCCGCGGGCGATCGCCTCGCCGTCGTGCGCGGGGTGAACGAGGGCGACGAGATCGTCGTCGATGGCGTCTTCACCCTGAAGAGCATCGCGCTCAAGTCGTCGTTCACGGAGGAGTAA
- a CDS encoding DUF3800 domain-containing protein: MEQTVFLDECGFTGEDLAQPDQPVFVVASHNLTEDEASALKEQHFGHVKAEELKHSSLQRREQHHAAVTALLDAVLTSDRARASMAYKPYALIAKIVDHLIEPMMFEDGLDLYDQGGHDALAAVLYYSLGAHSKKLLFDVGSAFQRAVRTRAPEHVRACNTVLSSADVGGALDGLPNFFRIAIAKYGVNWTEDLPDRCLDLSLPLALQQCWAWRRRLSPPFNIVHDRSSPMVKSKWLWDALLAPDAPAAVVGRGGATVEYPIGVTATRFEDSKHSAALQIADVVAGAVGRWATWVVRGAPESDRYASALDAVIEPALGQLIASAIWPTPSVAKGAPRAPGVMEPNDYVASVITKTRSA; the protein is encoded by the coding sequence ATGGAGCAGACGGTCTTTCTCGACGAGTGTGGCTTCACGGGCGAGGACCTCGCGCAGCCGGACCAGCCCGTCTTCGTGGTGGCGTCGCACAACCTCACGGAGGATGAAGCGAGCGCGCTCAAAGAGCAGCACTTCGGACATGTTAAAGCCGAGGAGCTCAAACACTCGAGTCTCCAACGGCGCGAACAGCACCACGCTGCCGTGACCGCACTCCTCGACGCGGTGCTGACGTCGGACCGGGCGCGCGCATCGATGGCATACAAGCCGTACGCTCTCATCGCGAAGATCGTCGATCATCTCATCGAGCCGATGATGTTCGAGGACGGGCTCGACCTTTACGACCAGGGCGGACACGATGCGCTCGCCGCGGTGCTCTACTATTCGCTCGGCGCACACTCGAAAAAGCTTCTCTTCGACGTCGGAAGTGCATTTCAACGTGCGGTCCGTACGCGCGCACCTGAGCACGTGCGTGCTTGCAACACCGTTCTTTCGTCCGCGGACGTCGGCGGGGCCCTCGATGGTCTTCCGAACTTTTTCCGCATCGCGATCGCGAAGTACGGCGTGAATTGGACCGAAGACCTTCCGGACCGTTGCCTCGATCTTTCGTTACCTCTCGCGCTTCAGCAATGTTGGGCATGGCGGCGTCGTCTCTCACCGCCGTTCAACATCGTCCACGATCGCTCGTCGCCGATGGTGAAGAGCAAATGGCTTTGGGACGCGCTTCTCGCGCCCGATGCGCCGGCCGCGGTCGTCGGGCGTGGTGGAGCAACCGTCGAATATCCAATCGGCGTCACTGCGACTCGCTTCGAGGATTCAAAGCACAGCGCCGCCCTCCAGATCGCCGACGTCGTGGCCGGCGCGGTCGGCCGCTGGGCAACCTGGGTCGTACGCGGCGCGCCCGAGTCGGATCGATACGCCAGCGCACTCGACGCGGTCATCGAGCCGGCGCTCGGGCAGCTCATCGCAAGCGCGATCTGGCCGACTCCCTCGGTCGCAAAGGGGGCACCGCGGGCACCGGGCGTGATGGAACCGAACGACTACGTCGCCTCCGTCATCACGAAGACGCGCTCGGCTTGA
- a CDS encoding efflux RND transporter permease subunit, whose amino-acid sequence MALLTAIVRWSLGHRAVVLVLLVVFVLVGLRSASSLKLDAVPDVTSVQVQIITGAPALAPVEVESYVTIPVERVMAGLPGSIEVRSLSKYGISLVTVVFEDATDIVLARQLVAERMPRAVDAVPARYGRPVMGPMTSGLGEIFQFAITNEKLGLKDTTALLEWSIIPQLRTVPGVVEVNAFGGQRKEYEVIVDPSRLKAASLSIDDVADAIRNNNANAGGGYVEHAREHLVVGLDGLLRGPKDLADVVVRRTENGVPLTVGSVAEIRIGHSLRVGAASVDDRGEAVVGVVLMQTGENALAVTERVKKKLDELGPSLPQGTKIEPFYDRSKLVRRTTRTVGENLLEGAGLVIVVLLVLLGDLRAGLVVALTIPLSLLFAVAIMGATGMSGNLMSLGAIDFGLIVDGAVIVVENASRHLAEAQRKQAAPLDGETRVRVVEEATLEVRAASVFGEAIIAIVYLPILSLTSIEGKLFRPMATTVLLALGGAFLLTLTVIPVLASLVIKPRTDHRDTWLIRKAHAIYEPVLAAAARHRAIVIGSSVALLAGALLMFTRVGAEFVPQLDEGEILVEARRFPDAALSESIATDARMQRALLKIPEVRHVVSKTGAPALATDPMGLSQTDVYIELADRSEWRRGLSKEALANDVAKALDEHVPEVAAGISQPIEMRTNELVAGIRSDVAALLYGEDNEVLAALGHKLAAKLRTIPGAVDVRVEDVAGLRYLRVIPDRQKLARHGVSIEALAAVVEAISVGHPAGQMFEGERRFGIVVKTDAHFAGDTSAVAGLPVATSRGTLVPVGEVADVVLQEGPAEINREAQSRRLLVELNVRGRDVLGVVEDARRAAAKIDLPKGYRVTWGGEFEHYVDARERLAIVVPLALGLILFVLWLGVGSLRTALLVYATVPFALIGGVFALAIRGIPFSVSAAVGFIALFGVAVLNGLVMVSFSKHLEERGETPERAIHTAAGLRLRPVLMTALVAMLGFVPMAVSTAPGSEVQRPLATVVIGGLVSAVILTLVALPALYARFAPRPTS is encoded by the coding sequence ATGGCGCTCCTCACCGCGATCGTGCGCTGGTCACTCGGTCATCGAGCCGTCGTCCTCGTTCTTCTCGTCGTCTTCGTTCTGGTCGGGCTCCGATCGGCGTCGAGTTTGAAGCTCGACGCCGTGCCGGACGTGACGAGCGTGCAGGTCCAGATCATCACCGGCGCGCCGGCGCTCGCGCCCGTTGAGGTCGAGAGCTACGTCACGATTCCCGTCGAACGCGTGATGGCCGGGTTGCCCGGCTCGATCGAAGTGCGGTCGCTATCGAAGTACGGCATTTCGCTCGTCACCGTCGTCTTCGAGGACGCGACCGATATCGTCCTCGCACGGCAGCTCGTGGCCGAGCGAATGCCGCGCGCGGTCGACGCCGTGCCCGCGCGCTACGGCCGGCCCGTCATGGGGCCGATGACGAGCGGCCTGGGTGAGATCTTCCAGTTCGCGATCACGAACGAGAAGCTCGGGCTCAAAGACACGACCGCGCTCCTCGAGTGGTCGATCATTCCGCAGCTTCGCACCGTGCCGGGCGTCGTCGAGGTCAACGCGTTCGGCGGCCAGCGTAAGGAGTACGAAGTGATCGTCGACCCGAGCCGGCTGAAGGCCGCGTCGCTCTCGATCGACGATGTCGCGGACGCGATCCGAAACAACAACGCGAATGCCGGCGGCGGCTACGTCGAGCACGCGCGCGAGCATCTCGTCGTCGGGCTCGACGGGCTCTTGCGCGGGCCGAAAGATCTCGCCGACGTCGTCGTTCGGCGCACCGAGAACGGCGTGCCGCTCACGGTAGGGTCGGTCGCGGAGATCCGCATCGGGCATTCGCTCCGCGTCGGCGCCGCGTCCGTGGACGATCGCGGCGAGGCGGTCGTCGGCGTCGTCCTCATGCAAACGGGCGAGAACGCGCTCGCCGTGACGGAGCGCGTGAAGAAGAAGCTCGATGAGCTGGGCCCATCGCTTCCGCAAGGCACGAAGATCGAGCCGTTCTACGATCGCTCGAAGCTCGTTCGTCGCACGACCCGCACCGTCGGCGAAAACCTGCTCGAGGGCGCCGGGCTCGTCATCGTCGTGCTCCTCGTCCTGCTCGGCGATCTGCGCGCGGGGCTCGTCGTCGCGCTCACGATCCCGCTCTCGCTGCTCTTTGCGGTCGCCATCATGGGCGCGACGGGCATGAGCGGAAACCTCATGAGCCTCGGTGCGATCGATTTTGGCCTCATCGTCGACGGCGCCGTCATCGTCGTCGAGAATGCCTCTCGGCACCTCGCCGAGGCTCAGCGAAAACAAGCGGCGCCGCTCGACGGCGAGACGCGCGTGCGCGTCGTGGAAGAAGCCACGCTCGAAGTTCGCGCCGCGAGCGTCTTCGGCGAGGCCATCATCGCCATCGTCTACCTTCCGATCCTTTCGCTTACGTCGATCGAAGGGAAATTGTTTCGGCCGATGGCGACGACCGTCTTGCTCGCGCTCGGCGGCGCCTTCTTGCTCACGCTCACCGTCATCCCCGTGCTGGCGAGCCTCGTCATCAAGCCGCGCACGGATCACCGCGACACCTGGCTGATCCGCAAAGCGCACGCGATCTACGAGCCGGTGCTCGCCGCCGCGGCGCGGCATCGCGCCATCGTCATCGGTAGCAGCGTGGCGCTGCTCGCCGGAGCGCTGCTCATGTTCACGCGCGTCGGAGCGGAGTTCGTACCGCAGCTCGACGAAGGGGAGATCCTCGTGGAGGCGCGGCGCTTTCCCGACGCGGCGCTCTCCGAGTCGATCGCAACGGACGCCCGAATGCAACGTGCGCTGCTGAAGATCCCAGAGGTTCGCCATGTCGTGAGCAAGACCGGGGCGCCGGCGCTCGCGACCGATCCGATGGGACTCTCGCAGACGGACGTGTACATCGAGCTCGCGGATCGCAGCGAGTGGCGGCGAGGCCTTTCGAAAGAAGCGCTCGCGAACGATGTCGCTAAGGCGCTCGACGAGCACGTGCCCGAGGTCGCGGCGGGCATCTCGCAGCCGATCGAGATGCGCACCAACGAGCTCGTGGCCGGGATCCGCTCCGACGTCGCCGCGCTTCTGTACGGCGAGGACAACGAAGTGCTCGCCGCGCTCGGGCACAAGCTCGCCGCGAAGCTCCGCACCATCCCCGGCGCGGTCGACGTGCGCGTCGAAGACGTCGCGGGGCTCCGCTATTTGCGCGTCATCCCCGATCGACAGAAGCTCGCGCGACACGGCGTCAGCATCGAAGCCCTCGCTGCCGTCGTCGAGGCGATCTCGGTCGGGCATCCGGCGGGCCAGATGTTCGAAGGCGAGCGCCGCTTCGGAATCGTCGTGAAGACGGACGCGCATTTCGCGGGAGACACCTCCGCCGTCGCGGGGCTTCCCGTCGCCACGAGTCGGGGGACGCTCGTGCCGGTCGGTGAGGTCGCGGACGTGGTCCTGCAAGAAGGCCCGGCCGAGATCAATCGCGAGGCTCAGTCGCGCCGGCTCCTCGTCGAGCTGAACGTCCGCGGACGTGACGTTCTCGGCGTCGTCGAAGATGCGCGACGCGCGGCCGCGAAGATCGACCTCCCGAAGGGGTATCGTGTCACGTGGGGCGGCGAATTCGAGCACTACGTCGATGCGCGCGAGCGCTTGGCGATCGTCGTCCCGCTCGCGCTCGGGCTCATTCTCTTCGTCCTCTGGCTCGGCGTCGGCTCCCTTCGCACGGCGCTTCTCGTCTATGCGACGGTTCCCTTTGCGCTCATCGGCGGGGTTTTCGCGCTCGCGATCCGTGGCATCCCGTTCAGCGTCTCCGCCGCGGTTGGCTTCATCGCGCTCTTCGGCGTCGCGGTGCTGAACGGCCTCGTCATGGTCTCTTTCAGCAAGCACCTCGAAGAAAGAGGCGAGACGCCGGAGCGTGCGATTCACACGGCGGCGGGGCTGCGCCTCCGACCGGTGCTCATGACGGCGCTCGTCGCGATGCTCGGCTTCGTTCCGATGGCCGTCTCGACTGCGCCCGGAAGCGAGGTGCAGCGGCCGCTCGCGACGGTCGTCATTGGCGGCCTCGTCTCCGCCGTGATCCTCACGCTCGTCGCGCTGCCGGCGCTCTACGCGCGGTTCGCGCCGCGACCGACGTCGTGA